The genomic window CCTGCTTGTAAATTGCAATTCCCGGTTTTGCTCCTTTGGGTTTGTAGACGTGTTTTAGCTGAGTGTAAACTACTGGCACTTGATCACTCTGACGGGCGCGACTGTAGTATGCAGCAAGATTAGCTACAAATTGCAAATCAGCTTCTTCTGCAACAGCACCCGGTTCTAGACGTAGTAGCACATGGCTCCCTGGAATTTCTTGAGCGTGGAACCATAAGTCATAATCCCCAGCTACACGAAAGGTCAATTGGTCATTCTGGCGATTGTTGCGACCAATTAATACTTCAAAGCCGTTGGGGGTAAGGTAACGATGAAAGTTAGTGCTGGGGACTTCATTGGCGCTGCGGCTGCGGTATTCTGGATCTTCTAGATACTTTTGTCCAATCAACTCTTCGCGGATTTCTTCTAAAGTTCGTAAATCTTCTGCTGTTTGGTAGGTGTCTATCTGAGCGATCGCAGCCTCTACTTGCTCTAAATACTCAATTTCTGTCTGCACTGACAACAGTAGCGGTTCGACAGCAGAACGAGCGCGTTTGAGCTTTTGGTGCTGTTTGTAAAGACTTTGGGCATTTTGGACAGCATTTTTATCTGGCTGGAGGGCGATCGCTACTGGCAAACTTGTATCAAAATCAGAAAGGATAATTTCCTTCATCCCCGGTTCCCAGTTTTGCAGGTGAGCCATCAATAAATCAGCTTTTTGTCGATACTCATCGGCTTGATATGATTGCTGCAAGCGCGTCTTAAAGGTTTGCGCCTTATTCCGTAATTTTGTCAGAATATTATTCAATTTCTGACTCAACTGATGGCGTAATTGAGAAAATAGCTGTTGATTGATCTGGTTACTGTAGTAGCGGTTAAGTAACTCCTGAATATCTTTGACGTTTTCAACTCCACCCCAACCCATTACGGTGTAGCCATCTTTTGTCCAAGCTGGTTGAAATTTACTGGAATCCAAGGCTTGCAGCCATTCTTGCCAGCGCTCAAATAGCCGTTGCCAATCGTCGGGGTTGAGGCTATCGGTGGATGTTTCTGGTGCGATATTTGCTTTTAGCAGCATTAACTCTAGTAGTGCTGCACTCAAGCCACTATAACTTTTCAGTAATTGCCGCTTGATTGCTCCTGGCACTAAACTTACCCGTTCTTGCCAACGTTGTTGGGATTCGCTCAAACTGGGGACAGTTCCAGTTAGTTTCGGTGGTGTTTCATAAGATTGTCCGGTTTGGATGGGACGGACACTAGATTGTTGCTGACTAACTTGATGGGCTGCGGTGATAATTATATTGCTGGCGTCGGTGAGAATGACGTTGCTATACTTGCCCATGATTTCTGCATAGACATGATACAGGGCGCTTTCTCCGGGACGACGGGCAAATTGCAAATCAATAACCCGCTCCCAAGGGGCGATCGCTTCAATAGCCACCAATGCTAAACCACCCAATTGGTGTATCAGTTGTTGACTAAAGGTAAAGGTATCTGGCGATCGCGGTGGTGGATCGCCAATACAAATATGTGCAGCTTGAGGATGCCAAGAAATCTGTAGCCAATCGCGCTGTTTCAGGGTGCGTAATGCTATGGCAATAGTGTAGCGATCGCGCTGGTAAACCTGTTCTAAGCGTGATGGTAGCCAGTTAGCGCGGATTTCGCTACAAGCAGCTGTGAGAGTGGTAAAGTCAACTGGTTGCAAAGCGATTAGTTATTAACATTCAAATGGTAGCGATCGCTATGCTTTTATTTTCGTTTAGTCAAAGCATAGTAGACCTCAACTATCATAGCGGTTACTTGGTTTGGTGATAGCTGCGAATAAAAAAACGCAGAAATCTATCATAAAATAGACTTCTGCACTTAAGCAATAAGTTGCTTTTTATACAGATTGCTTTTAGTATCTAGTTTTGCAAGCTGAAGTGATCGCTGCCAAAGTTAAACCCAAAGTACTATAATTGTAACTGCTTTAATTTTATAAGCAAAATTTCATCGTATAAGTGTTATAATAATAAACCTGATTTTTGTAATATTAAACCTGAAGTTATAAGTTTAGATTACAGAGACATACACCTATGGTTACTAACGCCATCAATTCGGCAGGAGGTCTTGGTGAATTTACAATTGCTATTAATAACTGTTAAAAAGGCAAATTTGTCAACCAATTTATTATATACAAATAATAAATAGGCTAAGTAATTCTCACTAATTAAACCAATAGTGCAAATCACTCACCCTAGAGAAATATTTAGAATAAATGATTGAGTAATGGTGACTGAAGACTAGGAAAAGAAAATTATTGCTTACTTCCGAGTTACCCATTCACCATTATCTGTTACGCAAGAGAATTATTTAGTAACCAAAATTGGCTGTTTTACTGTTGACTGCACTAATTCGGCTGTTGACTCCACTAGTTCTTTTGCTGTTGATTGCACTAATTCGGCTGTTGACTCCACTAGTTCTTTTGCTATTGACGCTACTGGTTGTGGCTGCAACAGTTGGGTGTAAAGTTCACTCAGTTGATTTGCTACGCCATCCCAGCTAAACTGAGTTTCGACGCGCTTTCTACCAGCTTTACCTAATTCATCTCGCCATTCTGGATTTAAGAGAATTCGGTCAATGGCAGACGCAAAAGCATCTACATCTTCTGGTGGTGCCAATAAACCAGTTTCTTCATCAATCACAGTAAATTGAAGTCCGCCGACATCACTAGCGACAACTGGTGTACCGCTTGCCATCGCTTCGATCGCCACGAGTCCAAATGGTTCGTAGTGACTAGGAACAACGCAAACATCGGCAGCTGCATAATAAGTTGGCAAAATATCTTGAGTGAGACGACCAGTAAAAGTGGTAAAGTCGCTCATCTCCAATTCGTTGACGATTTGCTCAATGCGATCGCGCTCAATCCCGTCGCTGTTACCTGGAGTACTACCACCACCAATAATTAACTGGAGATTGTTGGAATCCCGTAGCCCAGACTCGTTTACTGCACGCACCAAGGTTTCTATACCTTTGCGTGAGTCAAAACGTCCTACATATAATACAACTTTGGCTTCTTTCTCAATACCCAATTTATCTCTGGCTGCTTCTCGGGCGATCGAACCAAACCGCTGAATATCTGTACCGCAGGGAATGATGTCGATATTGCCTTTAGTGGAAACTAGTGATCGCATATGTTGCTGTTCTTGCGGACTTGTCGCCACAATTCGCTCTGCTATTTCCAAAACCTGTTTTTCCACTGCTAATCGCTTACTAGCAATCAGAGGAATATTTTCTATAGTGTTATACTTGATTGCTCCTAAGGAGTGGTAGGTGTGAACCTGTTTACTATTTTGGATTTTATTTAACTCCATCC from Nostoc sp. UHCC 0926 includes these protein-coding regions:
- a CDS encoding Rqc2 family fibronectin-binding protein, with amino-acid sequence MQPVDFTTLTAACSEIRANWLPSRLEQVYQRDRYTIAIALRTLKQRDWLQISWHPQAAHICIGDPPPRSPDTFTFSQQLIHQLGGLALVAIEAIAPWERVIDLQFARRPGESALYHVYAEIMGKYSNVILTDASNIIITAAHQVSQQQSSVRPIQTGQSYETPPKLTGTVPSLSESQQRWQERVSLVPGAIKRQLLKSYSGLSAALLELMLLKANIAPETSTDSLNPDDWQRLFERWQEWLQALDSSKFQPAWTKDGYTVMGWGGVENVKDIQELLNRYYSNQINQQLFSQLRHQLSQKLNNILTKLRNKAQTFKTRLQQSYQADEYRQKADLLMAHLQNWEPGMKEIILSDFDTSLPVAIALQPDKNAVQNAQSLYKQHQKLKRARSAVEPLLLSVQTEIEYLEQVEAAIAQIDTYQTAEDLRTLEEIREELIGQKYLEDPEYRSRSANEVPSTNFHRYLTPNGFEVLIGRNNRQNDQLTFRVAGDYDLWFHAQEIPGSHVLLRLEPGAVAEEADLQFVANLAAYYSRARQSDQVPVVYTQLKHVYKPKGAKPGIAIYKQESILWGKPQMVIIGHGA